One window of the Wolbachia endosymbiont of Encarsia formosa genome contains the following:
- a CDS encoding cytochrome c oxidase assembly protein — MFSFLRKNNKNSIVFFLVSLVVLMLCLAYASVPLYSIFCKATGYGGTTRKAANTTINATDQKIRVHFNADIMSDLPWEFKSETNYVDVNIGEQSLAFYYAKNLSDQPSFGMAVYNVTPFKAGKYFNKIACFCFEEQMLLPKQKAAMPVSFYIDHEILLDNNTKGLSEITLSYTFFKLK, encoded by the coding sequence ATGTTCTCCTTTTTAAGGAAGAATAACAAGAATTCTATAGTTTTCTTTTTAGTATCTTTAGTGGTATTGATGCTGTGTCTTGCATATGCTTCGGTGCCATTGTATAGCATCTTTTGCAAAGCTACTGGATATGGTGGCACAACGAGAAAAGCAGCTAATACAACAATAAATGCAACTGACCAAAAAATCAGGGTCCACTTCAATGCTGATATAATGTCCGATCTACCTTGGGAATTTAAATCAGAAACTAACTACGTTGATGTAAACATAGGAGAACAAAGTTTAGCTTTTTATTACGCAAAAAATCTATCTGATCAGCCTTCATTTGGAATGGCGGTGTATAATGTTACGCCTTTCAAAGCAGGTAAGTATTTCAATAAAATTGCATGCTTTTGTTTTGAAGAACAAATGTTGCTACCAAAACAAAAAGCAGCTATGCCAGTATCTTTCTATATAGATCATGAGATATTGCTTGATAACAACACAAAAGGTTTAAGTGAAATAACACTATCGTATACGTTTTTTAAGCTTAAATAA
- a CDS encoding Bax inhibitor-1/YccA family protein, with product MSYMKNEQDIRSQGVYYSSGLRSYLTKVYNYMALALGVTGLVAFLTVFSGLFQVIHSNPVLLYTVIFSPLVLVFFVYPKILHLSVQSAFTIFFAFAVLIGMSSSYIFIIYTAESIARAFFITSIMFGSMALYGNITKRDLTSMGSFLRMGVWGLIIASIVNLFLGSGPLDFAISFISVIVFTLKTASDAQRIKDVYYKYNDGSEAATTKLAILGANSLYLDFINIFLSLLRLLNNRD from the coding sequence ATGTCTTATATGAAAAACGAACAGGATATTCGCTCTCAGGGCGTTTATTATAGTAGTGGACTCAGGAGTTACCTAACTAAAGTATACAATTATATGGCTTTAGCTTTAGGTGTTACAGGGCTTGTTGCGTTTTTAACAGTGTTTTCTGGTCTTTTTCAGGTGATTCATTCTAATCCAGTCCTGTTGTATACAGTAATATTTTCTCCACTTGTACTAGTGTTTTTTGTATACCCTAAAATTCTACATCTTAGTGTTCAGTCTGCATTCACCATATTTTTTGCGTTTGCAGTATTAATTGGAATGTCTTCATCCTATATTTTCATAATTTATACTGCAGAAAGTATAGCAAGAGCATTTTTCATTACATCAATCATGTTCGGCTCTATGGCTTTGTATGGTAACATCACAAAAAGAGATCTAACAAGTATGGGCTCTTTTTTGAGAATGGGAGTCTGGGGATTAATTATAGCATCTATAGTGAATTTGTTCCTTGGAAGTGGTCCACTCGATTTTGCAATATCATTCATATCGGTGATAGTGTTTACTTTAAAAACTGCATCTGACGCTCAGAGAATCAAGGATGTTTATTACAAGTATAATGATGGTTCAGAAGCTGCTACTACTAAGCTGGCAATACTTGGTGCAAATAGTCTTTACCTAGACTTTATCAATATATTTCTCAGTTTGCTCAGGTTACTTAATAACAGGGACTAA
- a CDS encoding cysteine desulfurase family protein has product MTNKPVSLFSLEDSSYVYADYNATAPVSKNVKKSILEILSKQTLNPSSLHKRGQEARKILKEVRDNVRDALSIPDDKEIVFTSGATEANNLVMRGMKGYLHIISATEHPSILNSAYNPHIIPVNQEGIVDFLELEKILSELEGNKVIISVMMANNETGVIQPVKEIAKIAHKFGAICHTDAAQSVGKIELNMEDLEVDLLTLSAHKFGGIAGSGVLIFDKKLVIEPTIIGGGQEKGLRGGTENIIAIVGLSAALQNIPDLLSKMDEVEKLRDQLECGLLSLVSDIKIFGRNSKRLPNTSFIYMPRVKNDLQLMHFDLNNIAVSNGSACSSGKVGSSHVLLAMGATKEQAECSIRISIGPEVKPRDIEKIVDCWYSVYKNNALVNAKTTFTIPLKS; this is encoded by the coding sequence GTGACAAATAAGCCTGTGAGTTTATTCTCCCTGGAAGATAGTAGTTACGTGTATGCTGATTATAATGCAACTGCTCCAGTGAGTAAAAATGTAAAAAAAAGTATACTTGAGATTTTGTCAAAACAAACACTAAATCCATCATCGCTGCATAAAAGAGGACAAGAAGCGAGGAAGATTCTTAAAGAGGTAAGAGATAACGTACGTGATGCTCTTAGCATTCCAGATGATAAAGAAATAGTTTTTACGTCTGGTGCAACTGAAGCAAACAACCTCGTCATGAGAGGAATGAAAGGCTATCTGCATATAATTTCAGCTACAGAGCATCCTTCAATTCTTAATTCTGCATATAATCCACATATAATACCCGTTAATCAAGAGGGTATTGTTGACTTTTTAGAGCTAGAAAAAATTCTAAGCGAACTTGAAGGGAATAAAGTAATAATTTCAGTGATGATGGCTAATAACGAAACTGGAGTTATCCAGCCTGTTAAGGAAATAGCTAAAATTGCACATAAATTCGGGGCAATCTGTCACACTGACGCTGCTCAAAGTGTTGGGAAAATCGAATTAAATATGGAAGATTTAGAAGTGGATTTACTTACTTTATCTGCTCACAAATTTGGTGGTATAGCAGGTAGTGGAGTTTTAATATTTGACAAAAAGCTTGTAATAGAACCTACTATAATAGGTGGTGGGCAAGAAAAAGGATTGCGTGGTGGTACAGAAAATATTATTGCAATAGTAGGTCTTTCTGCTGCATTGCAAAACATTCCAGATCTTCTATCAAAGATGGATGAAGTAGAGAAGCTGCGTGATCAATTGGAGTGTGGGTTATTAAGTCTTGTCAGTGATATCAAGATCTTTGGCAGAAATTCTAAAAGATTGCCAAATACAAGTTTCATTTATATGCCGAGAGTGAAGAATGATCTGCAGCTCATGCACTTTGACTTAAATAATATTGCAGTCAGCAATGGTTCTGCATGTTCTTCTGGAAAAGTTGGATCTTCTCATGTTTTGCTTGCAATGGGAGCAACAAAAGAGCAAGCAGAATGTTCAATTAGAATCAGTATAGGTCCAGAGGTTAAACCGCGAGACATAGAAAAAATAGTGGATTGTTGGTATAGTGTCTATAAGAATAATGCTTTAGTAAATGCAAAAACTACTTTCACCATTCCCCTTAAATCATGA
- a CDS encoding alpha/beta hydrolase, which yields MVEVFLNNSTKKIEGRYHQSKDANAPVVLILHHHPQYGGSMDSKIIHIIYESFIDNNFSALTINFRGVGKSTGTFDKGIGELTDAAVAIDWLQEHNSNNVSIWIVGFSFGAWVAMQLTMRRPEIVSFVALSLPATKYDFSFLSPCPVPGLIIQSNNDTISEESDVTELAQRLINSVKNNHMEYHIVDDTNHFLRDKEEEVAQIIDNYIKLRLNSAATSPQKAKKEIRVKEYA from the coding sequence ATGGTAGAAGTCTTTTTAAATAATTCAACAAAAAAGATAGAAGGTAGATACCATCAAAGCAAAGATGCCAATGCACCGGTTGTGCTAATTTTACATCACCATCCCCAATATGGTGGTAGTATGGATAGTAAGATTATACATATTATATATGAATCTTTTATCGATAATAACTTTTCTGCATTGACAATTAATTTTCGTGGCGTCGGAAAATCTACCGGAACTTTTGATAAGGGTATAGGAGAATTAACTGATGCTGCAGTAGCTATTGATTGGCTTCAGGAGCATAACTCTAACAACGTTTCAATTTGGATAGTCGGTTTTTCTTTTGGAGCATGGGTAGCTATGCAGTTGACAATGCGCCGTCCAGAGATAGTAAGTTTTGTTGCCCTTTCTCTTCCAGCAACTAAGTACGATTTCTCTTTTCTCTCTCCTTGCCCAGTTCCTGGACTTATAATACAAAGTAATAATGATACAATTTCAGAAGAAAGCGATGTAACAGAATTAGCACAAAGGTTAATAAATTCGGTAAAAAACAACCATATGGAATACCATATAGTAGACGATACTAACCACTTTCTAAGGGATAAAGAAGAGGAAGTAGCTCAAATTATAGATAATTATATAAAACTACGTTTAAACAGTGCAGCTACTTCTCCTCAGAAAGCTAAAAAAGAGATAAGGGTAAAAGAATATGCCTAA
- a CDS encoding ABC transporter ATP-binding protein, which translates to MGSCVTLELASVSKSFKKSPAIIEDINLSLTRGQVVALIGSSGSGKTTILQIAGLLDKPTLGVVTVDGVNCTQASNKYKTHVRRNFLSFVYQFHYLLQELSVLENVMLPQLIARRSKAEAKKKSQAILEKFGLESKASSMVSEISGGERQRVAIARSIVNSPKLLLADEPTGNLDPTNSLNVFLLLHSYVKENNSSMLIVTHNYILAEKADHIFQLKNRSLVEL; encoded by the coding sequence ATGGGTAGTTGTGTAACACTAGAGCTAGCTTCTGTAAGTAAGAGCTTCAAAAAAAGTCCTGCTATTATAGAAGATATCAATCTGAGTCTTACAAGGGGGCAAGTAGTTGCATTGATTGGTAGTTCGGGATCAGGAAAAACAACTATACTACAAATTGCAGGCCTATTGGATAAGCCAACTTTAGGTGTAGTGACAGTAGATGGAGTAAATTGCACGCAAGCCAGCAATAAATATAAAACTCATGTAAGAAGAAATTTTCTTAGCTTTGTTTATCAATTTCACTATTTATTACAAGAGTTATCAGTGTTGGAAAACGTTATGCTTCCCCAGCTTATTGCAAGAAGAAGCAAAGCTGAAGCAAAAAAAAAATCGCAAGCAATATTAGAAAAATTTGGTCTGGAAAGTAAAGCAAGTAGTATGGTATCTGAAATTTCTGGTGGAGAAAGGCAGAGGGTTGCAATTGCAAGAAGCATTGTAAACTCTCCAAAGCTTTTACTTGCAGATGAGCCAACGGGAAATTTAGACCCAACAAATTCTTTGAATGTGTTTTTGCTATTACATTCATATGTAAAGGAAAATAATAGCTCTATGCTTATAGTAACACACAACTATATCCTTGCAGAAAAAGCAGATCACATTTTTCAGTTAAAAAACCGATCATTAGTAGAGTTGTGA
- a CDS encoding iron-sulfur cluster assembly accessory protein encodes MSTDYNISLTDNALRKIHSLVEQEGDESSVLRVAVSGGGCSGFKYNFLMDQINKKTYLGDDFDDDEDSKDYRSHSSFSEKGKDIVINDENGNPVLMVDNCSAKFLNNSTIDYTEDLSGSGFQIKNALAKSRCGCGNSFSV; translated from the coding sequence ATGTCAACAGATTACAATATTAGCTTAACTGACAATGCATTAAGGAAAATCCACTCCCTTGTAGAACAGGAAGGAGATGAGAGTTCTGTTTTGCGGGTTGCAGTTTCAGGTGGTGGATGCTCTGGCTTCAAGTATAATTTTCTTATGGATCAAATAAATAAGAAGACGTATTTGGGTGACGATTTTGACGATGACGAAGATAGCAAGGATTATAGAAGCCACTCCAGTTTTAGTGAAAAAGGTAAAGATATAGTAATTAATGATGAGAATGGAAACCCTGTGTTAATGGTTGATAATTGTTCAGCAAAATTTTTAAATAATTCAACTATAGATTATACTGAAGATCTCAGTGGTTCTGGTTTTCAAATCAAGAATGCTCTCGCTAAGTCTCGATGTGGGTGTGGTAACAGTTTCTCGGTCTAA
- a CDS encoding deoxyguanosinetriphosphate triphosphohydrolase, producing MSNNNFLLSYACFPNKTKGRNFKEPEDENRSCFQRDRDRIIHSNAFRKLGYKTQVFINYEHDYYRTRLTHSLEVAQIARSIARRLRLDEDITECIALAHDLGHPPFGHTGENALVQIDNEKYKFDHNVQAIRILTYLEQKHADFNGMNLSWEVIEGVAKHNGPLLGQNAESSTSNQLLLEYNKKYNLKLEEFSSIEAQVASIADDIAYSVHDLDDALRANLVTIKDLLDVPLIGKMFKEVKSKYSELAQSKLIHESLSKTIGIMINDVVFQTERNIQDYKIKSVEDVRGLNTMLVTFSPKVASATKEMKKFNMEKIYRSYKLTRTMNKAKRIVQELFQCFYENPGLLPIEWNKLACESQRSVIICDYISGMTDRFAIHEHRRIFDTSYEMTSF from the coding sequence ATGTCAAACAATAATTTTCTATTAAGTTACGCGTGCTTTCCAAATAAAACAAAAGGAAGAAATTTTAAAGAGCCAGAAGATGAAAATCGCAGCTGCTTTCAGCGTGATAGGGACCGAATTATTCACTCTAATGCGTTTAGGAAACTAGGATACAAAACACAAGTTTTTATCAATTATGAGCATGACTACTATCGCACTCGGCTAACTCATAGCCTTGAAGTTGCACAAATTGCAAGATCCATCGCACGCAGGCTCAGATTAGATGAGGATATCACTGAATGCATAGCGCTCGCACATGATCTTGGTCATCCTCCATTTGGTCACACAGGTGAGAATGCTCTAGTTCAAATTGATAACGAGAAGTATAAGTTTGATCATAACGTTCAAGCTATAAGGATTTTAACTTATCTTGAACAAAAACATGCCGACTTTAATGGCATGAATCTAAGTTGGGAAGTGATTGAAGGCGTTGCAAAGCATAACGGTCCCTTGCTTGGTCAAAACGCGGAGTCTTCTACAAGTAATCAGCTGTTATTAGAATACAACAAAAAATATAATCTAAAACTTGAAGAATTTTCAAGCATTGAAGCGCAAGTTGCTTCAATTGCCGATGATATTGCTTACAGTGTTCACGATCTTGATGATGCACTCAGGGCGAATTTAGTAACCATCAAAGATTTGCTCGATGTTCCTTTAATTGGCAAAATGTTCAAAGAAGTAAAAAGCAAATATTCAGAATTGGCTCAAAGCAAACTCATACATGAATCACTGAGTAAAACTATAGGAATTATGATAAATGATGTCGTTTTTCAGACTGAAAGAAATATTCAAGACTACAAAATAAAAAGCGTAGAAGATGTAAGAGGTCTAAATACAATGCTAGTCACATTTTCACCAAAAGTTGCAAGTGCCACAAAAGAGATGAAAAAATTCAACATGGAAAAAATATACAGAAGTTATAAACTGACCAGAACAATGAACAAAGCAAAACGTATAGTACAGGAGCTTTTTCAATGCTTTTATGAAAACCCAGGGTTATTACCTATAGAGTGGAACAAACTTGCTTGTGAATCTCAGCGTTCAGTAATAATATGTGATTATATCTCAGGTATGACAGATAGATTTGCCATACACGAGCACAGAAGAATTTTTGATACCTCATACGAAATGACTTCTTTCTAA
- the ribD gene encoding bifunctional diaminohydroxyphosphoribosylaminopyrimidine deaminase/5-amino-6-(5-phosphoribosylamino)uracil reductase RibD translates to MTDDYFMSIALKLAGKSLGSVAPNPTVGCVIVKDGMVIGEGYTGIGGRPHAEVVALQNAKDLTHGTTMYVTLEPCCHFGVTEPCTTEIIKSGIRKVVIAAIDPDNRVLGRGIKALVDAGIEVKQGIMQKEAEKLNVGFFTTKKLHRPFIACKIATTLDGKIATFTGDSKWITSEDTRNWIHELRAKYDAIMIGSNTLVSDDPLLTCRLPGLENRSPIRLIIDSQGKLKEEHNIAKTADTLYNHDLSKEPTAYLSMSFQRVTLESRKKEEEWIPVSRTGMTGGSTWVITNNEVKKKIKNINYLVVNSNNAGKVCLKDMASKLVSEIGITRLLVEGGGVLITELLKHSLIDRLIICRSGKILGNDAIPFIGDLGIQSINKCYQFKKAEIIGLSEDIIEMWDRL, encoded by the coding sequence ATGACCGATGATTATTTCATGTCGATCGCATTAAAACTTGCAGGAAAAAGTCTTGGAAGTGTTGCACCAAATCCCACTGTTGGATGTGTCATTGTAAAAGACGGCATGGTAATTGGTGAAGGCTACACAGGAATCGGTGGACGTCCACATGCAGAAGTAGTTGCTTTACAAAATGCTAAAGACTTAACTCATGGTACAACTATGTACGTCACTCTCGAACCATGTTGCCACTTTGGAGTTACAGAACCTTGCACTACAGAAATCATAAAATCAGGAATAAGAAAGGTAGTGATTGCAGCAATTGACCCAGATAATAGAGTTTTAGGCAGAGGCATAAAAGCCTTAGTAGATGCAGGAATTGAAGTAAAACAAGGGATTATGCAGAAAGAAGCAGAGAAACTAAATGTTGGCTTTTTTACCACCAAGAAACTCCATAGACCATTTATAGCTTGCAAAATCGCAACAACTCTTGACGGAAAAATCGCAACATTTACAGGCGATAGCAAATGGATAACAAGTGAGGATACGAGAAATTGGATACATGAGCTTAGAGCAAAATATGACGCAATTATGATTGGCAGCAATACCCTTGTTAGTGACGATCCACTCTTAACTTGCAGATTACCAGGGCTGGAAAATAGATCACCAATAAGGCTAATTATCGATAGCCAAGGGAAATTGAAGGAAGAGCATAATATTGCAAAGACTGCAGATACCTTATATAACCATGATTTAAGCAAAGAGCCAACAGCATACCTTTCGATGTCATTCCAGCGCGTGACGCTGGAATCTAGAAAAAAAGAAGAAGAATGGATCCCAGTGTCACGCACTGGGATGACAGGAGGTTCAACTTGGGTAATTACAAACAATGAAGTAAAGAAAAAAATAAAAAACATTAACTACTTAGTAGTTAATTCAAACAATGCTGGCAAAGTCTGCCTAAAAGACATGGCATCAAAACTTGTTTCAGAAATTGGCATAACAAGATTATTAGTTGAAGGTGGAGGAGTGTTAATCACAGAGCTACTGAAGCATAGTTTAATCGACAGGCTGATAATCTGCCGTAGTGGTAAAATTCTAGGTAATGATGCCATCCCTTTTATAGGAGATTTAGGGATTCAATCTATTAACAAGTGCTATCAGTTCAAAAAAGCAGAGATAATAGGGTTGAGTGAAGATATTATTGAGATGTGGGATAGATTATAG
- the truB gene encoding tRNA pseudouridine(55) synthase TruB, which translates to MINGWLNFYKPIGMSSAQAVTQIKRIFGIKKAGHLGTLDTLASGILPIALGEATKTIPYLSCNLKAYNFTIKWGKQTTTDDLGGDIIRTSTIKPEYNQINCVIKDFIGEITQTPPQFSAVKIKGARAYKLARSGQKVNIKPRQVKIHELKMIFLDTINNSADFSMICGSGVYVRSIARDLGIALNCFGHITQLRRTMVGDFKEDESVTIEQLTKKNTTTYSPMSSQCKALGSRYTNTYKSCNGQKILGAYVKNNVRDAISLIPVLDTGMTEGGGMAEDDGGNTKSFIIPIESALKSMFKVEISLEEAEKIRKGQEIILNNLRGLKNYDIFCKIVGDVPIAICSFTHGYVKPVRVFNILK; encoded by the coding sequence ATGATAAATGGTTGGCTCAATTTTTATAAACCAATAGGAATGAGTTCTGCACAAGCTGTAACTCAAATTAAAAGGATTTTTGGAATAAAAAAAGCCGGACATTTGGGAACACTTGATACTTTGGCTTCAGGTATATTACCGATCGCTCTTGGTGAAGCAACAAAAACTATACCGTATTTATCTTGTAACTTAAAGGCATACAATTTTACAATCAAATGGGGAAAGCAAACAACTACGGATGATTTGGGTGGTGATATCATTAGAACTAGCACTATAAAACCTGAATATAACCAAATAAATTGTGTGATTAAGGATTTTATTGGTGAGATAACACAAACTCCTCCTCAATTTTCAGCAGTAAAAATCAAGGGAGCAAGAGCATATAAATTAGCAAGAAGTGGGCAAAAGGTAAATATAAAACCTCGACAAGTCAAAATACATGAACTGAAGATGATATTTTTGGACACCATAAATAATAGTGCCGATTTTTCTATGATCTGCGGTAGCGGCGTATATGTAAGATCAATTGCTCGGGATCTTGGCATTGCATTAAATTGTTTTGGACATATTACACAATTAAGAAGAACGATGGTAGGTGATTTTAAGGAAGATGAATCAGTGACAATTGAGCAACTTACTAAAAAAAACACAACAACTTACTCTCCGATGTCATCCCAGTGTAAAGCATTGGGATCCAGATATACAAATACTTACAAATCATGTAATGGACAAAAGATTCTAGGAGCATATGTCAAAAACAATGTTCGTGATGCAATAAGCTTGATCCCAGTGCTTGACACTGGGATGACAGAGGGAGGTGGGATGGCAGAAGATGATGGAGGTAATACAAAAAGTTTCATCATCCCCATTGAATCTGCTTTAAAATCGATGTTCAAAGTTGAAATTTCCTTAGAGGAGGCGGAGAAAATCAGAAAAGGTCAAGAAATTATATTAAATAACTTGCGTGGTTTAAAGAATTATGATATTTTTTGTAAGATAGTGGGTGATGTGCCCATTGCAATTTGCAGTTTTACTCATGGTTATGTGAAGCCTGTTCGTGTTTTTAATATTTTGAAATGA
- the rpsO gene encoding 30S ribosomal protein S15, with the protein MSITSKKKKSLISTYAIKEDDTGSSFVQCAILTERIINLTEHFKTHKHDHNSKRGLLVLIGRRRKHLNYIKRKFGNEAYQELIEKLGIRK; encoded by the coding sequence ATGTCAATAACATCCAAAAAGAAAAAAAGTTTGATTAGTACATATGCAATTAAAGAAGATGATACAGGTTCATCTTTTGTACAGTGTGCAATTTTAACCGAGAGAATAATTAATTTAACTGAGCATTTTAAAACGCATAAGCATGACCATAATTCTAAGCGCGGTTTACTTGTATTGATAGGTAGAAGGCGCAAGCACTTAAATTATATAAAACGTAAATTTGGTAATGAAGCCTATCAAGAGTTAATAGAGAAGTTAGGCATTAGAAAATAA